A stretch of DNA from Methanolinea mesophila:
GTGCATCGACCCGTGCCTTCGCCCGCCGGTAACTCTCTTCGTCAGTGTCCATATGAGTCTGTTCCCGTCCGGGATTATTTCTTTTTCCAACGACTGACTCCCGGGCTTCGCACATTCTTCCGGCATTTCGCAGTGCGGGTACTGGCCGTACAAACTGCGGTTCATGATTTCCGACCCGTAAAACCTGAATTTCATACCGTTTCTCCGTGCCTGGCGGGAATTGCGGGGATTTACGACCGAAAGAGTTCCCGGCGGGACGACATACTGACTCCTGCGGAGGATTCCTTACCTGGTTCATTGCATCCGGGAGCGGGTTCATCGGTCAGGATCCCATAAATCTCGATATCCACGAATTTTCCATTTTTATACACATGCTCCTTCATTGTTCCTTCATGGGAGAAGCCGCATTTTTCAAGTACTTTCGCCGATCCGCGGTTACCACTCATGATCCTGGCGTAGATCCGGTGAAGATCAAGCGTTGAAAATCCGTAGGTAACTACCGCGGCAACCGCTTCGGTCCCGAACCCGCGGTTCCAGAAGGGCACACCGATCCAATACCCAATCTCCGCATGGAAGAACTCCCGGTGTATCTTCTCCAGCCCAACCGCCCCGATGAGTGATTCCGTGTCCTTTTGGGAGACCGCGAAAATCGCGTGCTCCCGGCGTGCCCACCCCCCCGCGTGAGTGGAGATCCATTCACGGGCCATCTCTTCTTGGTAGGGGTGTGGAATCCGTGTGGTACACCTCGCGATCTCCCGAGCGCCTGCAAGCCCGGCGACCGCCGGTGCGTCCTCCATGACGAAAGGCCGGAGCCGGAGCCGTTCCGAAATGAGGACCGTGCCGGATGGGTCCATATGCATCCCTTCTGCACCGGTCCCGTTATGGTTTTTCATCCGCACGAACAGTTACACGTCCAGATGTCCACGACCGGTGATCCATCCGGAATATGATCACGAAACAATCAGGATGTCCTCTTCAACCACGCGGATACCTGAAGGAAACCGATGAAAAAATTGGAACGGAGAAGTGCGTTTATCCTCACAACGGCTTGTGCCCCGGAGGCGAAATACCCGACCACCCGGCAATTATCAGGTAAAACGCGGCAAGGCCCTTCCACCTCCCCCACCGTTTTGCGATACCCCGCGCTTCCTCTCCGGTGATATCATCGCCGTCCCGGTAAAAACGGGAGATAAGTTTCCTGATGCCGAGATCGTCCGCCGGGATCGCCTCGACGCGGTGCATCCCCCGGAGCACGGTGAGTTCCGCCGTCCATCTCCCTATTCCCCGTATTTCCATCAGTTTTCCGATGATCACGTCGATGTCCTCGTATTCCCGCAACCCCTCCAGATCGAGAGTTCCCTCGGCGATAAGGCGGGATGTATCCCGGATGTATTCTCCCTTGCGGGTGGAGAGCCCGCACGCCCTGAACCGTTCAGGGGTCCCCGCCGCGAGCGTTCCCGGAGAGGGATAACAGAAGAACTCCTCACCGTCGAGAACGAAACTGGCCCCGAACTCCTTCACCAGTTTATCTTCCATTTTGCGGGCCGCGGCGAGGGAGATCTGCTGCTCGATGATGGAGTCCGCCAGGGCCTCGAAGACGGTAGGGGTGGTGGGGGATTTCAGCCCTCTCAGCCGCGTGCACAACTCCGTCATGATCGGGTCCTCATGCATTTCCGAGTAAAACGGGCGAAGATCATCCCTGATGTTCAGGATGTTCTCAATGCGGGTCTTCACAAGATCCACCGTGTCAGCCGCCAGCCGGGCGGGTGAGCGAATGGAGAGTTCGAGAAGAGGATCCTCGACGGACCCTCCAGGCCGGACTTCCGCGACCACCCGCAGCCGGTCTTCCAGGCAGAAGGCATGCGTGAAGATTCCGTCCCTGAAACTCCGGATAGCCGGATCTCCTTCTGAAAAGATCCTCGCACTCAGCGGGAAGTCATAAGGAGGTGCGGGAAGAAGGGTGACGATTTTCTTCATGGGATGCCCGAGTTGTGCTCCACGGGGATTTATATTTTTTCGGAGATACGGGCCGGCTCGGTCGTGCTCGCGATATTTCCAGTGGAGATAAGTTCCAGTGGAAACATTGGGGATAGATCGGGACTGGATCTCTCGAACACTTTCCTGGGGGACATCATTCCGAAGGATAACTTTTAATTCCCTTCTGTACGACTCCTTCACCATATGATCAAAGTCGCTATCAACGGGTACGGCACCATCGGGAAGAGGGTGGCCGATGCGGTGGCCGCACAGCCGGACATGCAGCTGGTGGGCGTCTCCAAGACCAGGCCCAGCCATGAGGCCTACATCGCAAAATTCCGTGGGTATCCGCTCTATATCGCCGACATGGCAAAAAAAGACGCCTTTGAAAAGGCGGGAATCCCGGTTGCGGGCAGCGTTGAGGATATGCTCAATGCAGCGGACATCGTGGTTGACGCGACTCCCGGCGGGGTGGGGGCAAAGAACAGGCCACTCTACGAAAAACTCGGGATCAAGGCGATCTGGCAGGGAGGCGAGGACCACGAGGTGGCGGGGTTCTCGTTCAACTCGGACTGCAACTACCGGGAGGCGATCGGGCGGCCGTTCACCCGGGTGGTCTCCTGCAACACCACAGGGCTCTGCAGGATCATCAAGGCCATGGACAATGAGTACGGGGTGGAGAAGGTCCGGGCGGTGATGGTCCGGAGGGGAGGAGATCCCGGTGATATCAAGAGAGGCCCGATCGACGCCGTGGTGCTCAATCCGGTGACAATTCCCAGCCACCACGGGCCCGATGTGCAGACCGTGCTCCC
This window harbors:
- a CDS encoding GNAT family N-acetyltransferase translates to MDPSGTVLISERLRLRPFVMEDAPAVAGLAGAREIARCTTRIPHPYQEEMAREWISTHAGGWARREHAIFAVSQKDTESLIGAVGLEKIHREFFHAEIGYWIGVPFWNRGFGTEAVAAVVTYGFSTLDLHRIYARIMSGNRGSAKVLEKCGFSHEGTMKEHVYKNGKFVDIEIYGILTDEPAPGCNEPGKESSAGVSMSSRRELFRS
- a CDS encoding DNA-3-methyladenine glycosylase family protein; the encoded protein is MKKIVTLLPAPPYDFPLSARIFSEGDPAIRSFRDGIFTHAFCLEDRLRVVAEVRPGGSVEDPLLELSIRSPARLAADTVDLVKTRIENILNIRDDLRPFYSEMHEDPIMTELCTRLRGLKSPTTPTVFEALADSIIEQQISLAAARKMEDKLVKEFGASFVLDGEEFFCYPSPGTLAAGTPERFRACGLSTRKGEYIRDTSRLIAEGTLDLEGLREYEDIDVIIGKLMEIRGIGRWTAELTVLRGMHRVEAIPADDLGIRKLISRFYRDGDDITGEEARGIAKRWGRWKGLAAFYLIIAGWSGISPPGHKPL
- a CDS encoding type II glyceraldehyde-3-phosphate dehydrogenase → MIKVAINGYGTIGKRVADAVAAQPDMQLVGVSKTRPSHEAYIAKFRGYPLYIADMAKKDAFEKAGIPVAGSVEDMLNAADIVVDATPGGVGAKNRPLYEKLGIKAIWQGGEDHEVAGFSFNSDCNYREAIGRPFTRVVSCNTTGLCRIIKAMDNEYGVEKVRAVMVRRGGDPGDIKRGPIDAVVLNPVTIPSHHGPDVQTVLPHINIVTLAMIVPVTMMHMHVVQMDLKKEGSRERVLEIIEKHPRMGLVRKSTGITSTAELKEYAMDLGRCRSDLWENGIFEESVSVLGRDLYLFQAIHQEADVVVENIDAIRAMMGTVTDPARSIEITNDALNFVPI